In Salarias fasciatus chromosome 20, fSalaFa1.1, whole genome shotgun sequence, a single window of DNA contains:
- the LOC115407493 gene encoding transmembrane prolyl 4-hydroxylase-like, which translates to MEDSPENLIEEEECDSDEKPRYNTPFRSTRLHIQRSNVCSRAYFVVVMVFFHVYILNVIALLLYVHYNNGPGDLVSGDGGSSSGPASDSGASLPHPAPSSRELHEEYSQTFSLPRFEGIRVGHVQQVSLGSDRTHEMKTLSLKPLLFEIPGFLSEEECRVVVQLAQLKGLMDSQAAASSPGQVESNQPLLSLSTEEIFSLLDLNQDGLLQKQEIVSHSRSRDGTWLSPDSLRQILTGLDTCPTGVLTLADFRRVYDPSSRPEKQKKGKTHRQFKQRSKHTWLYQGPGSHHVLYTLRNRVASLTRLPSPLVELSEPLQVICFEHGDFSNAHHDSSPSHPETTCAHTRLAGNLSSLTEVSCRYLTMLFYLSSVEEGGETTFPVADNRTYEEQALVQDGVDLTDTQETCGRGNLRLKPTVGTALLWYNHLSDGRGWMGELDEYSLHGDCPVRRGVKWLANSWINVDPDHLQQERYQRLVAERHRATSGMEEHYRPLSHSDLHQDL; encoded by the exons ATGGAAGATAGTCCGGAAAATctaatagaggaggaggagtgtgacaGCGACGAGAAACCACGGTACAACACCCCTTTTCGCTCCACTCGGTtacacatccagaggagcaatGTTTGCTCTCGGGCTTACTTCGTGGTGGTCATGGTCTTCTTCCACGTCTACATCCTGAATGTGATCGCACTTCTGCTCTACGTGCACTACAATAACGGCCCCGGGGATCTGGTCAGCGGGGATGGGGGCTCCTCCTCGGGACCAGCCAGCGACAGTGGAGCCAGTCTGCCTCACCCTGCACCATCATCCAGAGAGCTGCATGAGGAGTACAGTCAGACCTTCAGCCTGCCTCGCTTTGAGGGGATCAGG GTTGGCCATGTCCAGCAGGTGTCCCTGGGGTCTGACAGGACACATGAGATGAAGACCCTCAGCCTGAAACCTCTACTGTTTG AGATCCCTGGGTTCCTGTCGGAGGAGGAATGCCGCGTGGTGGTGCAACTGGCTCAGCTGAAGGGGCTGATGGACAGCCAGGCAGCAGCGTCCAGCCCGGGACAAGTGGAGTCAAACCAGCCTCTGCTTTCTCTCAGCACTGAAGAGATCTTCAGCTTATTGGACTTGAACCAAGATGGACTGCTTCAGAAGCAGGAG ATTGTGAGCCACTCGCGCTCTCGGGACGGAACCTGGCTGAGCCCGGACAGTTTGCGACAGATCCTGACTGGCCTGGACACCTGCCCCACAG ggGTGCTGACCTTAGCGGACTTCAGACGAGTTTATGATCCTTCTTCGCGCCccgaaaagcagaaaaaaggcAAAACCCATCGTCAGTTTAAACAGAGAAGCAAACATACGTGGCTTTACCAGGGTCCAGGATCGCACCATGTGCTTTACACACTCAGGAACAG AGTGGCCAGTCTAACACGCCTGCCGTCTCCACTGGTTGAACTGAGCGAACCGCTGCAGGTCATTTGCTTTGAGCATGGAGACTTCAGTAACGCTCACCACGACAGCAGCCCTTCCCACCCGGAAAcgacgtgcgcacacacacgacTGGCCGGGAACTTGTCTTCTCTGACAGAGGTCTCCTGCAG GTATCTCACCATGTTATTCTACCTCAGCTCTGTGGAGGAAGGTGGCGAGACCACGTTTCCTGTGGCAGACAATCGCACCTATGAAGAGCAG GCATTGGTCCAGGATGGGGTTGATTTGACAGACACTCAGGAAACATGTGGCAGAGGGAATCTGCGACTGAAACCGACGGTGGGGACGGCTCTGCTCTGGTACAACCACCTGTCTGATGGAAGAG GTTGGATGGGCGAGTTAGACGAGTACTCCCTGCACGGTGACTGTCCAGTCAGGCGTGGGGTGAAGTGGTTGGCCAACAGCTGGATCA